One Nocardioidaceae bacterium SCSIO 66511 genomic window carries:
- a CDS encoding class A beta-lactamase-related serine hydrolase, whose translation MTTDVNADQLRADVEAVIARASGEIAVAIDLRGGDSGQVRLGSNARFPAASIVKLAVLLTVLTHVDRGRLALDEVVSLDRSADVGGFGVLVDVPSVHSLRLRELLALMIGFSDNTASNACIDLVGLDEIAVALDSAGLRDTTVQRRLMDLDAEEAGLRNEVTAADAARLVWLLVRGTAVSPRLRDVAWQLLLGQRVNDRLPRKLHPDVVIGHKTGELPGVRHDVGVLQYADRSAAVAVLTKGFTDQRTAQCNDGGDACDLIAEIGSIVGTHLRTGKAAV comes from the coding sequence GTGACGACTGACGTGAACGCGGACCAGCTGCGCGCGGACGTCGAAGCGGTCATCGCGCGCGCCAGTGGCGAGATCGCAGTGGCCATCGACCTCCGAGGCGGCGACTCCGGGCAGGTCAGGCTCGGGAGCAATGCGAGGTTCCCCGCCGCGAGCATCGTCAAGCTCGCGGTCTTGCTCACCGTCCTGACCCACGTCGATCGTGGACGGCTCGCGCTCGACGAGGTGGTGTCGCTGGACCGGAGCGCGGACGTCGGCGGCTTCGGCGTACTCGTCGATGTGCCCAGCGTGCACAGCCTCCGTCTTCGTGAGCTGCTCGCTCTGATGATCGGGTTCAGCGACAATACGGCGTCCAACGCGTGCATCGACCTCGTCGGACTCGATGAGATCGCCGTTGCCCTCGACTCGGCCGGCCTACGGGACACGACAGTGCAGCGACGGCTGATGGATCTCGATGCCGAGGAGGCCGGCCTGCGCAATGAAGTGACCGCTGCCGACGCAGCTCGACTGGTGTGGCTGCTCGTCCGAGGTACGGCGGTGTCGCCTCGCCTGCGCGACGTGGCATGGCAGCTGTTGCTCGGCCAACGGGTCAACGACAGGCTCCCGCGGAAACTGCACCCCGATGTCGTCATCGGACACAAGACCGGTGAGTTGCCGGGCGTACGCCACGATGTCGGTGTCCTGCAGTACGCCGATAGAAGCGCCGCGGTCGCCGTGCTCACCAAGGGTTTCACCGATCAACGTACGGCGCAGTGCAACGACGGTGGTGACGCATGCGATCTGATCGCGGAGATCGGGAGCATCGTCGGAACCCACCTCCGTACCGGAAAGGCGGCAGTTTGA
- a CDS encoding amidohydrolase family protein, with translation MKYLIRGGSIVDGTGAQPVRGDLLLSGSRIAARLAPGETGPTDAVVIDATGRYVCPGFIDVHSHADNSPLLESDDRSKLMQGVTTEIVGNCGFSLAPAAPGRRMEFGEYLRRLFPPTSVRWSTFGEFLAHVDERGSVTNYCPLVGHGALRFAVVGMNRGLDSTELQRMRSELEAALEAGAFGMSSGLVYPPGSSADSAEITYLADALQGRIYATHQRAEGAHLMPSLAEALDVARSTSARLQISHLKAMGRPNWGATRAALYAIDEASDAGASVAQDVYPYTATSTTLMSLLPPEFLVGTNQEVLDRLGSRGAVDRLRELLESGVDGWENRAAYAGWGGVLVSYSASGADQGRTLAAIAEEAGEDPVETLVRVLRRERLEVTASTFLMDERDIEVVLGHPRTMIGSDGLPVGAAARPHPRLFGTFPRIFAQYVGSGRPLDFAEAVRRMTSLPAEWFRVPERGLIRSGMIADLVIVNPLAVSDTATYAEPEQYPEGVETVVLGGQPVVRDAVYCGERRGTRLEPA, from the coding sequence TTGAAGTACCTCATCCGTGGGGGTTCGATCGTCGACGGCACCGGTGCGCAGCCGGTACGCGGCGACCTCCTCTTATCGGGGTCTCGCATCGCCGCCCGCTTGGCGCCGGGTGAGACCGGGCCAACCGATGCGGTGGTCATCGATGCGACCGGGCGGTACGTGTGCCCGGGTTTCATCGACGTTCATTCGCATGCGGACAACTCACCGTTGCTCGAGAGCGATGATCGCTCGAAGCTGATGCAGGGCGTGACGACCGAGATCGTCGGGAACTGCGGATTCAGTCTTGCGCCCGCGGCACCGGGCCGCCGGATGGAGTTCGGGGAGTACCTGCGCAGGTTGTTTCCGCCGACCAGCGTTCGATGGTCGACGTTCGGTGAGTTCCTGGCACACGTCGACGAGCGCGGGTCGGTCACCAACTACTGCCCTCTGGTCGGCCACGGTGCGCTCCGGTTCGCCGTCGTGGGTATGAACCGCGGGTTGGACTCGACGGAGTTGCAACGGATGCGGTCCGAGTTGGAGGCAGCGCTCGAAGCCGGCGCATTCGGGATGTCGAGCGGGCTCGTCTACCCGCCCGGATCATCTGCAGACAGCGCTGAGATCACGTACCTCGCCGACGCGCTGCAGGGCCGGATCTACGCGACGCATCAGCGGGCCGAGGGCGCGCATCTGATGCCGAGCCTGGCCGAAGCACTCGACGTCGCGCGGAGCACGAGCGCGCGGCTCCAGATCTCGCACCTCAAGGCGATGGGTCGTCCGAACTGGGGAGCAACCAGAGCAGCGCTCTACGCGATCGACGAAGCATCGGACGCGGGTGCGTCGGTTGCGCAAGACGTCTACCCCTACACCGCGACGTCGACGACGTTGATGTCACTGCTCCCGCCAGAGTTCCTCGTCGGCACCAACCAGGAGGTGCTCGATCGACTCGGGTCCCGCGGTGCGGTCGATCGGCTGCGGGAGTTGCTCGAATCCGGAGTCGACGGGTGGGAGAACCGCGCCGCGTACGCCGGGTGGGGCGGAGTGCTGGTTTCGTACAGCGCGAGCGGTGCAGATCAGGGCCGGACGCTGGCCGCGATCGCCGAGGAAGCCGGCGAGGACCCGGTCGAGACCCTCGTACGCGTACTTCGCCGGGAACGCCTCGAGGTGACCGCGAGTACGTTCCTGATGGACGAACGTGACATCGAGGTGGTGCTCGGGCATCCACGGACGATGATCGGCTCCGATGGTCTCCCCGTCGGAGCCGCGGCCAGACCGCATCCGCGGTTGTTCGGCACCTTCCCGCGGATTTTCGCCCAGTACGTCGGCTCCGGTCGGCCGCTCGACTTCGCGGAGGCAGTACGTCGGATGACCTCGTTGCCAGCAGAGTGGTTCCGCGTCCCAGAACGCGGTCTGATCAGGTCCGGGATGATCGCGGACCTCGTGATCGTCAACCCGCTCGCCGTCAGCGACACCGCGACGTATGCGGAGCCGGAGCAGTATCCCGAGGGTGTGGAAACGGTGGTTCTGGGCGGACAGCCGGTGGTCCGCGACGCCGTCTACTGCGGTGAGCGCCGAGGCACGCGTTTGGAGCCGGCATGA
- a CDS encoding FAD-dependent oxidoreductase: MSRVTTDVVVVGAGAVGASVAYELADGGADVVLLDANPRVGDGCSAANAGLLTPSHVEPLANSANVIAGARSIVRPSGPFAMSPRPQLMPWMMRFLGSVGPKQVALRAARLKELAAYSLRLHHSYATAGLGSGLASTGVLDVYSTQKSFDRASSALGETNRVRVLDAAGARREQPSLGEVRGAVHHLGEAHCDGRQFVGAVSEAARRAGAVVRLGQAVTGVLVRNGRVLGVETTDGRIDAEHVVIAGGVGSSRLVRSVGHRLPMQAGKGYVIDVEASGPAPSIPISFKDLRVVATPYPDRLRICGTFELTGDDRSIDDRRIRSVLDGARGMLPSLRVESVLQARAGLRPCSPDGLPYIGRTRTTENLVFATGHGMWGLTLAPVTGRLVAKGILDEAPTLNEAALSPDRFRPLLTPAA; the protein is encoded by the coding sequence ATGAGTCGGGTGACAACGGATGTCGTCGTTGTCGGTGCTGGTGCGGTCGGCGCGTCCGTCGCATACGAACTCGCCGACGGTGGAGCCGATGTCGTCCTACTGGACGCAAACCCCCGGGTCGGTGACGGATGTTCAGCGGCAAACGCCGGCCTGCTGACCCCGAGTCACGTCGAGCCGCTCGCCAACTCCGCGAACGTCATCGCCGGCGCGCGCTCGATAGTGCGCCCGTCGGGACCGTTCGCGATGAGCCCGCGGCCCCAGCTGATGCCGTGGATGATGCGGTTCCTCGGCTCGGTCGGCCCCAAGCAGGTGGCGTTGCGCGCGGCACGGCTCAAGGAGCTCGCCGCGTACAGCCTTCGACTGCATCACTCCTACGCCACCGCAGGGTTGGGATCCGGACTCGCATCGACCGGCGTCCTAGACGTGTACTCGACCCAGAAGAGTTTCGATCGCGCCAGCTCGGCACTTGGCGAGACCAACCGCGTACGCGTGCTGGACGCAGCCGGTGCACGCCGCGAACAGCCGTCGCTCGGTGAGGTGAGGGGAGCTGTGCACCATCTAGGGGAGGCGCACTGCGACGGCCGGCAGTTCGTCGGTGCGGTCAGCGAAGCCGCGCGCCGTGCGGGTGCCGTCGTCCGGCTCGGCCAGGCCGTCACCGGTGTGCTCGTCCGCAATGGCCGAGTGCTCGGCGTCGAGACCACCGATGGTCGCATCGATGCCGAACACGTTGTCATTGCCGGTGGGGTCGGGAGTTCTCGTCTCGTTCGGTCGGTCGGCCATCGACTTCCGATGCAGGCGGGCAAGGGATACGTGATCGATGTCGAGGCCAGCGGACCCGCGCCGTCGATCCCGATCTCGTTCAAGGATCTGCGGGTTGTGGCGACGCCGTATCCGGACCGACTTCGAATCTGCGGAACCTTCGAGCTGACCGGTGACGACCGCTCGATCGACGATCGACGAATCCGCTCGGTTTTGGATGGTGCGCGGGGAATGCTCCCGTCGCTTCGGGTCGAAAGCGTCCTACAGGCCCGTGCGGGACTTCGCCCGTGCAGCCCAGACGGCCTTCCTTACATCGGGCGTACGCGCACGACAGAGAACCTGGTCTTCGCCACCGGGCACGGCATGTGGGGCCTGACTCTCGCGCCGGTCACGGGACGACTGGTGGCGAAGGGGATCCTCGACGAAGCGCCGACGCTCAATGAGGCGGCGCTGTCGCCGGATCGGTTTCGACCGCTGCTCACCCCCGCTGCCTGA
- a CDS encoding ROK family transcriptional regulator, giving the protein MTEVHMSPVPTSGPGAAPGAGDLFQLLRDGQPRTRAELAQVTGLARSTITQRVDALLAAGLIAPIGGTAHTGGRPAARFAWNTSARAVLAVDLGATHMSVALTDLGGQLLAEKTLDMTIADGPVAVLDTVAAEATAMLEETEHAELAGIGVGIPGPVEHATGKPTNPPIMPGWDAFDVPGHLGKTFDTTILVDNDVNLMALGEHAKEWSVHEHLLFVKVATGIGSGIITDGRLDRGAQGSAGDLGHVRVASSTAEEVVCRCGNTGCLEAIAAGPAIAAHLRESGSNAETLQDIVDAVRGGDVRAVHAVRQAGRDIGTVLATCVSLLNPSIIVLGGKLAEAGEFLLAGVREIVYQRSLPLATTGLQIVTSKTGVEAGVLGASAMVIDSVLAPEAVDAYVQRSRA; this is encoded by the coding sequence ATGACAGAGGTACACATGTCCCCAGTACCGACCTCGGGCCCGGGGGCGGCACCCGGTGCGGGTGACCTGTTCCAGCTCCTGCGTGACGGCCAGCCGCGCACCCGCGCGGAACTGGCCCAGGTGACCGGGCTGGCGCGCTCGACGATCACCCAGCGCGTCGATGCTCTGCTCGCGGCCGGGTTGATCGCACCGATCGGCGGCACCGCGCACACCGGCGGACGCCCGGCTGCCCGGTTTGCCTGGAACACCTCCGCGCGCGCCGTACTCGCCGTCGACCTCGGAGCGACCCATATGAGCGTCGCTCTCACCGATCTCGGCGGTCAGCTGTTGGCGGAGAAGACTCTCGACATGACGATCGCCGACGGACCCGTTGCCGTGCTCGACACGGTTGCTGCGGAGGCGACGGCGATGCTCGAGGAGACCGAACATGCCGAGCTCGCCGGTATCGGCGTCGGCATTCCGGGGCCCGTTGAGCACGCGACCGGCAAGCCGACGAACCCACCGATCATGCCGGGCTGGGACGCCTTCGACGTACCCGGGCACCTCGGCAAGACGTTCGACACGACGATCCTCGTCGACAACGACGTCAACCTGATGGCGCTGGGCGAGCACGCCAAGGAGTGGTCGGTCCACGAACATCTGCTGTTCGTGAAGGTGGCGACCGGAATCGGCTCGGGGATCATCACCGACGGTCGGCTCGATCGCGGCGCGCAAGGATCGGCGGGCGACCTCGGGCACGTACGGGTCGCGTCGAGTACCGCCGAGGAGGTCGTCTGCCGATGCGGCAACACCGGGTGCCTCGAGGCGATCGCCGCCGGACCTGCCATCGCCGCCCATCTTCGCGAGTCCGGCAGCAACGCAGAGACCCTGCAGGACATCGTCGATGCCGTACGCGGCGGCGACGTACGCGCCGTGCACGCCGTACGCCAGGCGGGTCGCGATATCGGAACGGTGCTCGCCACCTGCGTGAGCCTGCTCAACCCCTCGATCATCGTGCTCGGCGGCAAGCTTGCCGAAGCCGGTGAGTTCCTGCTCGCCGGCGTACGCGAGATCGTCTACCAACGCTCGCTGCCGCTTGCGACCACCGGGCTCCAGATCGTCACCTCCAAAACCGGGGTCGAGGCGGGCGTACTCGGCGCCAGCGCCATGGTCATCGACTCGGTGCTCGCACCCGAGGCGGTCGACGCGTACGTACAGCGTTCCCGCGCCTGA
- a CDS encoding sugar ABC transporter ATP-binding protein, with amino-acid sequence MSAQTPQAPSDAPLLAMRGIVKEFPGVRALDGVDLDVRAGEVHCLLGQNGAGKSTLIKVLAGAHSIDGGEIRWNDEVQQISSPQQAIDLGVATIYQELDLIDGLSVAENIFLGHELATAGFTRRSDAAQATRELMRRLGHPEIRPGREVGGLPAAGKQIVSMARALSHDAKVIVMDEPTAALDSDETDGLFRVIEGLQADGAAIIYISHRLEEIRRIGDRITVLKDGRTVGTNLPAATTETNDLISMMTGRSIEYVFPDKLADTSDADPLVRVEGLSRKGEFSDVSFDVRPGEIVGLAGLVGAGRSEILETVYGARKPDTGTVTIDGRRLRPGSVAAAVAAGVGLCPEERKYQGLVLDDAIYRNITMPTFGRFARFGFTRAGAERRAASDAAGSVDLRPADTDRVTRTLSGGNQQKVMLARWLLRDCRVLMLDEPTRGVDVGARSEIYALIRELADTGVAVIVVSSEIEEVLGMADRVLVISDGRIAHEATSGDIDEHEVLDLVMEGRVA; translated from the coding sequence ATGTCGGCCCAGACCCCTCAGGCACCCTCCGATGCCCCGCTGCTCGCGATGCGCGGTATCGTGAAGGAGTTTCCTGGCGTTCGCGCGCTCGACGGCGTGGATCTCGACGTACGCGCCGGCGAGGTGCACTGCCTGCTCGGCCAGAACGGCGCCGGAAAGTCGACCCTGATCAAGGTGCTCGCAGGCGCCCACAGCATCGACGGTGGAGAGATCCGTTGGAACGATGAGGTGCAGCAGATCAGCTCGCCGCAGCAGGCGATCGACCTCGGCGTCGCGACGATCTATCAGGAACTCGACCTGATCGACGGGCTCTCCGTGGCCGAGAACATCTTCCTCGGGCACGAGCTCGCGACGGCGGGCTTCACCCGCAGGTCCGACGCCGCACAGGCGACCCGTGAGCTGATGCGGCGACTCGGTCACCCGGAGATTCGGCCCGGTCGTGAGGTCGGCGGTCTTCCGGCGGCGGGTAAACAGATCGTGTCGATGGCCAGGGCGCTGTCCCATGACGCCAAGGTGATCGTGATGGACGAGCCGACCGCCGCGCTCGACTCGGACGAGACCGATGGGTTGTTCCGGGTGATCGAAGGTCTGCAGGCCGACGGCGCCGCGATCATCTACATCTCGCACCGGCTGGAGGAGATCCGTCGCATCGGCGACCGCATCACCGTGCTCAAGGACGGCCGCACCGTCGGCACGAACCTCCCGGCCGCAACAACCGAGACGAATGACCTGATCAGCATGATGACCGGTCGGTCGATCGAGTACGTCTTCCCCGACAAGTTGGCCGACACGTCTGACGCCGATCCGCTCGTACGAGTCGAGGGGCTGAGCCGCAAGGGCGAGTTCAGCGATGTGTCGTTCGACGTACGTCCCGGCGAGATCGTCGGCCTGGCAGGTCTGGTCGGCGCCGGACGAAGCGAGATCCTGGAAACCGTCTACGGAGCCCGCAAGCCGGACACCGGAACCGTCACGATCGATGGTCGGCGGCTGCGGCCGGGCTCGGTCGCGGCGGCGGTCGCCGCCGGGGTCGGGCTGTGCCCGGAGGAGCGCAAGTACCAAGGCTTGGTACTCGACGACGCGATCTACCGAAACATCACCATGCCGACGTTCGGCCGATTCGCTCGGTTCGGGTTCACCCGGGCCGGCGCCGAACGCCGGGCGGCGAGTGACGCGGCCGGATCGGTCGATCTGCGGCCGGCCGACACCGACCGCGTCACTCGCACGCTCTCCGGCGGCAACCAACAGAAGGTCATGCTCGCGCGCTGGCTGCTGCGCGACTGTCGCGTACTCATGCTCGACGAGCCCACCCGCGGCGTCGATGTCGGTGCGCGCAGTGAGATCTATGCGTTGATCCGCGAGCTCGCCGACACCGGGGTGGCGGTGATCGTCGTCTCCAGCGAGATCGAAGAGGTCCTCGGGATGGCCGATCGCGTCCTGGTCATCTCCGACGGCCGCATCGCGCACGAAGCGACCAGCGGTGACATCGACGAGCACGAGGTACTCGACCTCGTGATGGAAGGGAGAGTCGCGTGA